tttcttttggagtacaattacggtcactttccttttctttttttttttcttaccctTTATTAAATcctttaatatcttggaactcaattttttgcattgacagtATAtagatgtattattattacaattttttttaaaaatttatagtttagggttttaacgggTCGGATCGGATCGGGTCTACCCAATTAGAcccaattattttaaatgggtaaaACGgatcgtgtcgggttacccgactattttcgtgtcataatcgtgttaGACctgattacccgtttagctaaacgggtcgtgtctgtgtataggctaatcatgtaacgggtacccgcaGGTTGTAATCGAGTCGTGTCaagtacccattttgccacccctaggccGATCCATCCCCTAGGGCCATGAGGTGGCcagccaccttttttttttaattttttaatttttatatattttattttattattttgttttatattttttttaaattttatataacattttaatattttattattactgGAACACGTGGTAGCCTATAGATCTTGAATGACATTGAAggaccaaaattttaaaattttttggctgGCAATTTTCTCCCCATTGCTGGGGATCTTGATCCGATGGTTGGTAGATCGGTGGACGTACGACCGTGTAAGGTTGCTAGAGGTCGTGGCTGTAGAACGAATGTCAGTGGCAGTGGTGGTGTGCTGATGACAGCAGTGATGGTCGGTGAAAGACAGCGGTGGGTTGCACTAACTTGCACATTCTTTTTTTGGAGTTCAAGTTATTAGCGCATAATGAAATTATTGCTAATTTGAGTTGAaataactttactttttttttaaaaaaaaaaaaaaaaaaaaaaaagcaaattaaaaataatatatatgttattatcaaaaaaaaattacgcaAATTTTGGAAATTAATGCTGGATTTTGgataaatcatattaaaatatattatattattttatattaactaATTATTAATCTCGCCCTTGCATAAGCATGATTTTAGATCCGCCACTGGCTGACGTTGATGGGCAGTGGACGGCTGGAGCCTGGAGTGGTGCTACTGACGACAAGCCATGGACCACTGAATGGGCTGGTTTGGCCCGAAACCCATGGATTGGGTCTATGACTAAGCCGAATCAGCCTTAAAGTTAAACCCGCCAGGTGTATCACGTGCTCATGGATAGGATAAGCACACACGAAACGCGTGAGTTATTGAGTTcctattactatatatatatatagagcttcACGCCGATAATATGGAAATCACAACCAAATTATACAACAATTTCTCCTTCCCACGTAACGTAACTTACCTAATTAAGTATCCCATGACAAACACACCTCATCTTCTCGACCACAAATGTGGGCAGTTCCAATGCTTTGCGGGCGTACCAACTTCCCATTTACAAGTTGATCAGAGAAAATCCGCCAATTACCAGCCAAGCCTCTGGAGTTACGATTTTGTGCAGTCCTTGAACAATCATTATGCGGTAACGTCCATTAACCATGCACCCTCCCttgatttctcttttttaaagtCCAAAAACTTTTCAGATGAAAGAGAATgattaatatacataatatatttctcaaattgttATCATGCATGCAGGATGAAAAGTACAAAGATAGGGCAAAGAAGCTGGAGGAGGATGTGAGGAGTATGATTCATAATGAAAGTGCCGACTTATTGGCAACTCTTGAACTGATTGATGATGTTCAACGGTTAGGTTTGGGATACCGATTTGAGAGGGAAATAACAAGAGCCCTTGACAACTATGCATCTTCGAAAGGCTGTAATGATGAAAGAATTGACAAGTGTCTCCATGCTACTGCTCTAAGCTTTAGGCTCCTCAGACAACAAGGCTATCAAGTTTCTCAAGGTACGTATATGATACAGTCGCTAATTAAGCTTCTTGATTTCATTTCCCATGTTCATCTCACAATCTTCTTATATCATATTTGTATGAAACACAGCTGTATTTAACAGTTTCAAGGACGATAGTGGAAATTTCAAGGAATGCCTTACAAAGGATGTCAAAGGAATGTTGAGTCTATATGAAGCTTCTTATCTTGCCTTTGAAGGAGAAAACCTCTTGGACGAGGCCACAACATTCACAAGAATGCATCTCAAGGACCTCAAAGGAGATGTCAGCAAAAGCATGGCAGAACAAATTAGTCATGCATTGGAGGTTCCATTGCACCATAGAATGCTAAGGCTAGAAGCTCGGTGGTATATTGAGGCATACAATAAGAGGGAAGATGCAAATTCTCTTCTACTTGAACTTGCAAAGTTGGATTTTAACATAGTGCAGTCTGTGTTTCAAAGAGAACTTCAAGATATGTCAAGGTACGTAAGAAATGTTTGAAGTATTTGTTCACATAAGTAATTAAGGTAGACTTTTgttaaaagttgaaaattgacTTTGCCATGACTTGAATGTTAAGTTGAAAACTTATTTGGTTTCACTTTATGACTTTTAGGTGGTGGAAAGATATGGGTCTGGCAAACAAGTTGAGCTTCACCAGAGATAGATTGATGGAATGCTATTTTTGGACAATAGGAATGGCCTTTGAACCTCAATTAAGTAATTTTCGTAAAGGGTTAACGAAACTGGCTGCTCTTGTTACCACCATTGATGATGTCTATGATGTTTATGGTACCTTGGATGAATTAGAGCTATTTACTGATGCAGTTGAAAGGTTAATTCTTGATAACTCTTCCCTTTCCCCTTTCCTAACCCTACCCCACCTCcaccccaacccaaaaaaataaaataaaaataaaaatatgagacaaaaagagagaaaaactagGAATGTAATGGAATCCCTTACTTATAACTTTTATGTTATACAACTAAGAAAATCATACTCTTAATTTCTCGATGCATGGTGTTTTCAGATGGGATATCAATGCCGTGAAAAATCTTCCCCACTATATGAAGTTATGCTTCTTAGCTCTCTACAACACTATTAATGAGATGGTATATGAAACACTTAAGGAGAAAGGAGATAACACCCTTCCATACCTAACAAAAGCAGTATGTGCAACAatcctatttgtttttttttaagatgaatagaatttcctttgaaatattaaacctaaCAGTCTTGgggtttcttctttttattttagtgGGCTGACCTGTGCAAAACATTCCTACAAGAAGCAAAGTGGAGTTGCAACAAAGAAATGCCAACTTTCAAGGACTATCTTGACAATGCTTGGCTATCGGTTTCGGGGGCGATTGCCCTTgttcattcttattttttcttgaatcaAGAGTTCACAAAGCAGGGACTTGAGGGCTTAGAAAAATACCACGACCTTTTGCGTTGGCCTTCAATTATTTTTCGACTTTGCAATGATCTCAGTACTTCAGCGGTATTCATTTTACAGCATTCCATTGTGTCTTTTGTGTTGAATGAATTTTAAGGTCTATATGATCATCTTTGGAAGCACTACTTCAGACTAACATATTTAGCTGCTTATTTGAAATACAGGGAGAGTTAAAGAGAGGAGAAACTGTAAATTCAATTCATTGCTACATGCGTGAAACTGGTGTTTCCGAGGAAATTGCTAGCAAACACATGAGAAACATGATTGATAGGACTTGGAAAAAGATGAATGAAGAGCTAGTAGTTGATTCTCCATTTGGGGAAGATTTAGTGGTAACAGCAATCAACCTTGCTCGGATTGCTCAATGCACATACCAATATGGAGATGGGCATGGAGCACCagacaaaaaagcaaaaaatcgaGTCCtgtcattaataatatatagaGCCTGTTTGAATCATTGAGAAATAGACCTTTCTCTATCAATTTCAAACATGTACGTGTGGCAAAGATGTGTGCCGAAAATGAAAAACTAGTTGCAAATAAAGTAGCTTCTGGCTACGTTTgattacatttttgttttctatctctaattttgttttttttttgttattttttgttatttatttttttttaacataagtaTATTTATACATAACTCAAAACTAATAAGCCtaatttttgggttgagttGTGTCGTCTTAGCATGCTATATTATAAACTCGCTCAAAGACTAtccaaaatatcaattttttttttttaatgaattccaATTATGAATCTCCCCAACAACATAAAATACTTATGGTTTCACTCAAACActatagataaaaaataaaaaataaaaataaaaatagggaaATTGGTAAGCGCTAGCAGTAGTCGACACAGGTACATTGACTTCAGAGACGGACGACGTACTTGGACTGTTGAGTGGACACGTCAACCTGCCTCATTTGTAAAAGTGGTATATGAATATACTTTAGTACACCTTTGGTAAGCACCAAAATATCGAGATGTTGTATGATGCGAACCAATTAGTAATAGAACATAGCAAAGGATAAATCAAATACTTCAAGAGAAAAGTGATCTCCAATGGCTACTTCGAGAGGGACAACATGTCTTTTCGAGAGGCAAAAGTTTTcggctttcaatttgttttgaaaaaagttttgcaAGCTATGGAGGGCAAGGGAGGGGTCTGTTGAAAAAGAAGCCATGCATGTGAGAGACGTGAGTCACaattggctttgataccatgttaaaccaTCACTTTTTTCAACAACTTAAACTTGaaggaaaaggtaaatttaattacttaatcattactttaacaattgCAAATTAGTACAGTATACTTGTAACAGAAAAGACAACAAgtaaattttcttatattttcatttggcaagactatatatatatatgaagaagaaaagaagctcGCATAGTAAAGGCATCACAATCACACGTCCCTGCTACCATTTATTGAATTCATTGATCACATTTTAACGGTCTTAAAATTAAAGGATCTAATCAACTAATTCCAACTtcaaaaacttcacttatacTCCTAGAAAAATAAGTAGTTTTGTAATCATAatatcataatttaaaaatttgtaatgtcaaTATCTCACGTTGCAACTCATTTTAATTCtacccattttatttttattaaaatgccccatttaaaagaaaataaagtaaaaattgaaaaatacctTGGACTCACCCACAGCATGAACATGGGTCAGTCTACGGCCATGCCATCGGTCACCAGAATTTTCACTAAATTAGGAAGTGGGGAGGGCattgtaataaataaaaaatttttgaagaaatttaaaaaaggcTACAACGTAGGATATctacatcaaaattttttaaatttctaacTTATAATTGTAAAATCACTTATACTTCAAGGGGTGCAAGGGAATTTCAGCTATATGAAAACAATTGCTAGGTATTCAATAGTCAATGAAGTTATAGAAAAGACATCCAGCTTTCAAAAACAGtccaaaaatcatatttaagATTGCATACTAAGAACATTAGACTGGAAGCATCTGTCCAATCACTTCCATAAGGCAATGCTTTTTCTCGTCTCCAGTAATAATGTGTAGTAGCGAGTAGAGCTGTCATTTGTCcacccattcttttttttttttttttttttaatgtgagatTTACATTcacaatataatttatattttaggaTCATATGAGTCATGCTTAAccttcaaacttttttttttttttttttttttttttttttttttcgcacaAGTAATGTTAGGAAGATGAccttttatgtatttttacacgagtaatgttagaaagaTGACTATTGTCATCTTTGTGTCTTTTTATTAGTCAAAGAATAAAATTTGGCTAATATGTTGTGAATGACTTAAATTTCTCAAAGTCATGTGTTGCTGTTAGTATTTTGTTTCTCCTTCTACTAGTCCAAGTGAGAGTTGCATGTGAGGTGAGGTAACTTCTATCATCAAATCTAGTTGTcgttttgacttttttgtttgatttgactCACGCACGTTAAATCATGTAAGATAGACCAGCACTGCGAAACAGAGAGTTTGTTTTCCTCACGGGTAAAGATATTGaccacgcctggcgtgcatcaacagtgatgcacgccaggcacaaaatttttttttttttattattttattattttNNNNNNNNNNNNNNNNNNNNtatagcatgccaaagttattcatccaatatgtaacccaacagaattcaagatattgaaaacaaacataattggtctcaaaattcatacctcacagacatgtgctagtgtgctcaagatagatttaaattgaaacaagaagcatctcatgttgccaaaagtaagtaataagactcaaaatccctaagtcatatgatcatgtgttcacaactttaagcctagcaatgaatttcaaaccaaaatcaaagctcaaccatatgcttaagaatgacataacagcAAAAATggattgtgttttgtttttccataccccccaacttgaatcatacattgtccccaatgtatgtatagaacaaaagaataagatcaagagtataggaatacctgaatgagcagatgtgggtatatcatacccccaaacttgaatgaaaaaacacatgtcctaaaaaatagagtgatactccaaccaaataccaatcaagtgcacacattgttgtaaaaatataatcaaggaatgaaacaacaatggataaagtaaacctggatggaaatcatatgccctggtggagtgaagagtcaagcgcacagggcctgcactcgatcttatgaaactgactcatctagtcaaaatatatggaatctgCCAAGTCAGCGGAATCCATATCCTTGATGCGCGCAGTGTtctctgacccttaagtttaaatttgaagcaccaatcttttcttctcttggaccaaagggaataaattttacccacaaatgggtaattccaaacgtcagcatatcgaggtagatccttctcgatggtctctttttgctcATCTAACAGCCCTAACAGACTAccctcctggcctcttggtaagtcataagaaataatgaccgggacagtgtcatctgtccctaaaaatgaagattttagaTTACCTGGAACAGGGGCTTggggctcatatggcatctcggGAATAAGAGatgatggtgaagaagccttagtgctcgcttccttgctttttttcccgatgtagatcctgtgggacctcaatttgctcctcctttggctcctccttcctttcttccacgtggttttcgaccacctctccactcctcagtgtggtgatagcttgctcatgacacaaagtactctcttcctccatgtagttttCATCAGGAATGGCCACCTggtgactttgaagctcttcttcttccatcctattgaggtggttgatgatttgttcaacatgagcttccatcctggcgtctatctcggcgaagaattgaggagtataaagttcctgttgagatttcaccgtctgctttatctcacccgttagctcacttatcatttttagtatccgatcctcaaaattagaatctgagggaggtggtgcaGCCTGGTATATCTGTTGTGGAGGCCagtagatgggagatggctcctcttgatatTCTTGAAAGTCAGAACCCATCGGAGGAGGTGGTTCGGTTTGGTATATCTGttgtggagttgcttgatatCGAGGAGAATAGGATTGACCATTGAATTGAggatatgcctgatggtacagttcatgacgttgtggagcataattcccaggagcttgagtttgccacgagagattagactggttgctccacGCCGGGCTATAGGAATCAGAATAATGGCCATTCCCCAgtctagagaacggtctgttcatatgctcataagaataattagaaaattgtcccgctgtaggacaatctctaatatgatgataaggactatagcaatatgaacatggtccatggggtgttggaatgcctccccacatgaactaaactaatataattaacataaaataacaacagaaaaataaaaataagtaaaaataaaaactcacaaacggcccttaggtGCACTTAGGGACCTGTTtgcattttctaaaataaaatcaacacaaaacagaatttttaattagcaacttaaaacagaaaaataaatcattaagctaaaattaatctctaaatttagataatgaaaccgttaagcagtccccggcaacggcgccaaaaattgatgtggtatttttgtgaccaaaaatatcaattataaaaataaccactcgcaataggacgaatctttgtaggatacggctatagagagggtgtcgaacctcaaggactgcaggggttttattatcaaaatttgaaagattaaaattaacttaattaaaaagagaattgatttgattttctttaaaactaaaagtgcatgaaaataaaagagatttaaaataagagagagagagagtgtagggtattgacttcacctctatccgcacaacaatggctaatcataattaatcccagaaattcattctatgcatgttataaataaacaagaaactaccttattaaagaataagcataatctatcttaggttggcacggatcgtccacctaaccactaagatgcggtacgacccgtcttccctaggtataaattatcaaattctttaacaggatacatacaatcaatgaataagtgtaacccatcttcggtaggtacggattgtctacctaaattacactaaactagggtgtagtacaatccgtcttccctaggcatagcctatcaaatcctattgatcatatgtcaattaaacccattgtataaccatcatcctcataatcacagaaaacaagaatgatttgagatcaataaaagtaaaatactttctaagacaagagaaaaatttcacaaatattgattttggaatttaagaacaattgcatttaataattaagaacataaatcaattgtagcaatcctcatagttatacaatcaacatgcctaaattgaaaatctagaaattaaatacaatcaaaccattgtgcttggatagggttacatcaataccccacaaaggggtttagccgctcataggggtgctaggatggcctcctaccatggattatctcctcttcaacttgtcaagcctccaagaagatttttgtatctaaaactaagcacaccttctcttgaaggttaagggtctatttatagggagcaagccagtcctagaagccctaggaaacctagaaatttcagagatttaagtccaagtccaattaggataaagaaaacccaagtccaaatcggaataggattcgcccagaattgcgttcctatcttgcggggcgattttggcattgcgacgctccgaattaggaaaatcatatttcacaatgatttgtagaaacttgagttagctttccattgccgcttgaatcacctcaatcggatatttgagctgaaagttatggccaaaataccgagacatatgcagaatccaaatttgaatccaatccgattttgactccaatttgagaaattctgaaTTAATCCCTTTCTTTAAGTTTAAgtttaatcatatcttctaggtcttctcaaagtgtgcttttaagcccaaaatgaatagaattaattgcatctttatttataacctgaaaacacaaaaacaaaacaaaatcaaacaaataacaacgctaaggaattaacatatgcaaattaaggggcttgaatgtgcaacattcggtgcttatcaatCACCGTCGTCCAAGCTTCCACGCACCGTCATGCACGTCAAGAAGGTTCTGTCGTCTACCACATGCCACCACATGCCACTGCCATTCCGCCACACGCCACCATGTCAAGGGGATCATCCTAGTTTCTACACCGCTCCACAGATCCAGCACCAACGATCAGATCTCCACTAAGAACACCGCCATTGGACATCGGACAAGCGGCCATGCGCCGACAGAAGCTCCCGCGCATGGGATTCATGTGCCAAGGCCTGGCCGCCAATGAAGGCGCGTGTACCACATGCAACAGcgtcttcttctccttccagCAGGCACGTGGCATCCTCTCAACGCGCCACGTTCGCCCTAGATCTACTCTCCAACCCGATCCAACACCGATTCTAACGGGGTCATTAAGTTCTAAATCGGTCCAACCGGGTCAATTCCGGATCCATCCAAGGCATctctaaccaaatccaaaacaGGTTTCTAATCGGGTCATCAGGTTCTAAACCGGGTCAATCCCTACAACCCGGTCCAAATAGTCAACCCAGTTCACTGTGTTAGACTCGGGTCATATCATTTTCGGGTCAGATCATATTCAATGGTCCATGAGTTTTGGCCTATTTTGGCCCAATCAAAGCGGCCCAATTTGATCTAGCCTATAAGGCTCTCATCCAAGTTCAAGCCCAACATTTTGGGCCCAGTTGCCCCCATCAGCAATAAGCAGCCAGCTGCTGCCACCGCCATCCGTATACCGCCACCGGCCGCCCAACTCCAGCCACCACTCTGCCGACTTTACTGGTgacgaaataaaaaaattctcttcatttccctttctttttcccaaacttAAGCttgcaccttgagtttgagagggaatgttagaatattttatattattctagtTTATTAGGTTGCCTTATATGTTCTAGGGtttagtctagggtttcttgcccactacttcttctctctctatatatagagagctatGTAAAcatatcatataatatatatcaatataatatcaatcattatcaatacaatgtagtcctatatgcttccgctctctctctcttctctctctccttcttctgctccaatatattcaacaatatatttaacattacAAATTAGGTGAAAGTTGGCGGGGGAGAAATTTTTAATATTGCctaatttttctgtttgaaAATGACTTGATTTCTCAACTCTTTTATTTATTGGCTTTTTTTCCTCACACGTTTTATCTCTTTAGCTTACTTAATAGAGAAGCATTTTGTTTGCTTCACCATGAAGCAGTTGAACCACCAAGCAACTTTCTTCAATAGGAAGCTTTCTTTTCCTTAACTGTGCACCTAGGCCGAACTTCCTCTTCTATATATAGCCATTCGGCCATTTTTGTAGAGCTGGGCAGTTGCTCCATTTTGAGTTAAAATGTGGTAATGTGCTGTAGCTTGTGGGTTAGAGAGAAAAATTGAGAGGTGAGAGGGCAGCAGGGCAGCACCTTCGTGTGGTGTAGacaaatagagagaaaaagaggcaGCAGCTCTTAGAGAATTAAGAgattaatttctcttttgtaatttaattctcttttgtgtgcTTGTGagcttgggtgtattggggcttttgagtttgagtggttttgtttgtattaCACTTTGTACTCCACCTTTTGTTAGTCAATTTCTCTTGGATCGTCTCTACCAGTGGATATAGCCTTGtcaagccgaaccacttaaatcttgataTCTTGTATGA
This window of the Corylus avellana chromosome ca5, CavTom2PMs-1.0 genome carries:
- the LOC132181657 gene encoding probable terpene synthase 12, with protein sequence MTNTPHLLDHKCGQFQCFAGVPTSHLQVDQRKSANYQPSLWSYDFVQSLNNHYADEKYKDRAKKLEEDVRSMIHNESADLLATLELIDDVQRLGLGYRFEREITRALDNYASSKGCNDERIDKCLHATALSFRLLRQQGYQVSQAVFNSFKDDSGNFKECLTKDVKGMLSLYEASYLAFEGENLLDEATTFTRMHLKDLKGDVSKSMAEQISHALEVPLHHRMLRLEARWYIEAYNKREDANSLLLELAKLDFNIVQSVFQRELQDMSRWWKDMGLANKLSFTRDRLMECYFWTIGMAFEPQLSNFRKGLTKLAALVTTIDDVYDVYGTLDELELFTDAVERWDINAVKNLPHYMKLCFLALYNTINEMVYETLKEKGDNTLPYLTKAWADLCKTFLQEAKWSCNKEMPTFKDYLDNAWLSVSGAIALVHSYFFLNQEFTKQGLEGLEKYHDLLRWPSIIFRLCNDLSTSAGELKRGETVNSIHCYMRETGVSEEIASKHMRNMIDRTWKKMNEELVVDSPFGEDLVVTAINLARIAQCTYQYGDGHGAPDKKAKNRVLSLIIYRASLTDYPPGLLNLREVVQPGISVVEASRWEMAPLDILESQNPSEEVVRFGISVVELLDIEENRIDH